One window from the genome of Paramisgurnus dabryanus chromosome 22, PD_genome_1.1, whole genome shotgun sequence encodes:
- the LOC135740577 gene encoding uncharacterized protein isoform X1 → MELTDNKYGRKRKGEKRDLFCSWEVGEDNEFSDDELYGYQMAKEKDVQKCNYLDERNFILSPNLFATPMSCVPGPIEASDEVNTRWKSQLSIPSKSSDSPEINLTKSAPEHSVPINPSVSTDSMIQKRNIVHSKNSTAVHLVGVSGALPMIEWIPTSSHVHPSEETALQCTKSMNRETRSPQQVYKRASGHELERCHDDSAKVAHLGLSSPVSGLYTARPRLVIRRDARLNAGYRALLEHGGPVEEKLCPLCPYRLPALHNANYSLSTSELQTCKHAVYECFCSSLQPRARHSPVRDQRDATHILEKKEREFSEELREMDIQCQSGCQRNTESPSSPHHVTFSHILQVLQSKPVNFPEVRGHRRHRAL, encoded by the exons ATGGAGCTGACTGACAATAAATACGGGAGAAAAAG AAAGGGTGAGAAGAGAGATCTGTTCTGTTCCTGGGAAGTTGGGGAAGATAATGAATTCAGCG ATGATGAACTTTATGGATACCAGATGGCTAAAGAGAAAGATGTGCAGAAGTGCAATTATTTGGATGAAAGGAACTTCATTTTGTCACCAAATCTATTTGCCACGCCCATGTCTTGTGTACCTGGACCAATCGAAGCATCTGATGAGGTAAACACCAGATGGAAATCTCAACTCAGCATCCCTTCTAAATCTTCTGACAGCCCTGAGATCAATCTTACCAAAAGTGCACCGGAACACAGCGTACCCATAAATCCCAGCGTATCTACCGACTCAATGATCCAAAAACGAAATATTGTTCACAGTAAAAACTCAACGGCAGTACATTTGGTAGGGGTGAGTGGAGCTCTGCCAATGATAGAATGGATTCCAACGTCATCCCATGTGCATCCGAGCGAGGAAACGGCTTTGCAGTGCACTAAATCAATGAACCGTGAAACAAGAAGCCCGCAACAAGTATACAAAAGGGCATCTGGTCATGAACTGGAAAGGTGTCACGATGATTCGGCTAAGGTTGCCCACCTAGGTTTGTCGTCGCCTGTTAGCGGCCTCTACACGGCCAGACCCAGGTTGGTGATCCGGAGAGACGCCCGGTTAAACGCCggttatagagctttactggagCATGGTGGCCCCGTAGAAGAAAAACTCTGCCCCTTGTGCCCCTATAGACTTCCAGCTCTGCACAATGCCAATTATAGCCTGTCAACCTCCGAATTGCAGACTTGCAAACATGCGGTGTATGAATGTTTCTGTAGCTCTCTCCAACCACGGGCACGACACAGTCCTGTGAGAGACCAGAGAGACGCCACGCATATTCTCGAAAAGAAAGAGCGAGAGTTTTCAGAGGAGTTAAGGGAGATG GACATACAGTGTCAGTCTGGATGCCAGAGGAACACAGAAAGCCCCTCTTCTCCACATCACGTCACCTTTTCTCATATTCTTCAGGTCCTCCAGAGCAAACCAGTCAATTTTCCGGAGGTCAGGGGCCACAGACGCCACAGGGCCCTTTAA
- the LOC135740577 gene encoding uncharacterized protein isoform X2: MELTDNKYGRKRKGEKRDLFCSWEVGEDNEFSDDELYGYQMAKEKDVQKCNYLDERNFILSPNLFATPMSCVPGPIEASDEDIQCQSGCQRNTESPSSPHHVTFSHILQVLQSKPVNFPEVRGHRRHRAL; this comes from the exons ATGGAGCTGACTGACAATAAATACGGGAGAAAAAG AAAGGGTGAGAAGAGAGATCTGTTCTGTTCCTGGGAAGTTGGGGAAGATAATGAATTCAGCG ATGATGAACTTTATGGATACCAGATGGCTAAAGAGAAAGATGTGCAGAAGTGCAATTATTTGGATGAAAGGAACTTCATTTTGTCACCAAATCTATTTGCCACGCCCATGTCTTGTGTACCTGGACCAATCGAAGCATCTGATGAG GACATACAGTGTCAGTCTGGATGCCAGAGGAACACAGAAAGCCCCTCTTCTCCACATCACGTCACCTTTTCTCATATTCTTCAGGTCCTCCAGAGCAAACCAGTCAATTTTCCGGAGGTCAGGGGCCACAGACGCCACAGGGCCCTTTAA